One Neovison vison isolate M4711 chromosome 2, ASM_NN_V1, whole genome shotgun sequence genomic window carries:
- the PEX10 gene encoding peroxisome biogenesis factor 10 yields the protein MAPAAAGPAQVVRAAQKDDYYRGGLRGAAGGALHSLAGAKRWLECRREVELLSDVAYFGLTTFAGYQTLGEEYVGVIQVDRSRSRVPSRLRRGLLVVLHTVLPYLLDKALLHLELELQAEADSPRPSQGSLALGGRGRSGAGHWVRRHTATLAEPQKRMLLRAVVVLRQGLGCLQRLHVAWFYIHGAFYHLAKRLTGVTYLRVRSPATEDPRARESYRLLGLLSLLHLALSVGLQLYGFRQRQRARREWKLHRGLSLRRSHADEKAVSRNSTCTLCLEERKHPTATPCGHLFCWECITQWCHAKAECPLCREKFPPQKLVYLRHYR from the exons AtggcccccgccgccgccggccccgcgCAGGTCGTTCGCGCGGCGCAGAAAGACGACTACTACCGCGGCGGGCTCCGGGGCGCGGCGGGCGGCGCCCTGCACAGCTTGGCGG GTGCGAAGAGGTGGCTGGAGTGCAGGAGGGAGGTGGAGCTGCTGTCCGACGTCGCCTACTTTGGCCTCACCACGTTTGCAG GCTACCAGACCCTCGGGGAGGAGTATGTTGGCGTCATCCAGGTGGACCGGTCCCGGAGCAGAGTGCCCTCCAGGCTGCGCCGTGGCCTGCTGGTGGTGCTGCACACCGTCCTGCCCTACCTGCTGGACAAGGCCCTGCTGCACCTGGAGCTCGAGCTGCAGGCGGAGGCCGACAGCCCCAGGCCCTCGCAGGGCAGCCTGGCTCTGGGCGGGCGTGGCCGGTCGGGAGCCGGGCACTGGGTGCGCCGGCACACGGCCACCCTGGCGGAGCCGCAGAAGAGGATGCTCCTGCGCGCGGTGGTGGTGCTCAGGCAGGGCCTTGGCTGCCTCCAGCGGCTCCACGTGGCCTGGTTCTACATCCACGGGGCCTTCTACCACCTGGCCAAGAGGCTCACAGGAGTCACTTAC CTTCGCGTGCGCTCTCCGGCTACAGAGGACCCGAGGGCTCGAGAAAGCTACAGGCTGCTAGGACTCCTCTCCCTGCTGCACTTGGCCCTGTCCGTGGGCCTGCAGCTGTATGGCTTCCGGCAGAGGCAGCGTGCCCGGCGGGAGTGGAAGCTGCACCGTGGCCTGTCTCTCCgcag GAGCCACGCGGACGAGAAAGCCGTTTCCAGAAACTCCACGTGTACACTGTGCCTGGAGGAGCGCAAACACCCCACAGCCACACCCTGCGGCCACCTCTTCTGCTGGGAGTGCATCACCCAGTGGTGCCACGCCAAG gCGGAGTGCCCCCTCTGCAGGGAGAAGTTCCCCCCTCAGAAGCTCGTCTACCTGCGGCACTACCGCTAG
- the RER1 gene encoding protein RER1 has translation MSEGDSVGDSVHGKPSVVYRFFTRLGQIYQSWLDKSTPYTAVRWLVTLGLSFVYMIRVYLLQGWYIVTYALGIYHLNLFIAFLSPKVDPSLMEDSDDGPSLPTKQNEEFRPFIRRLPEFKFWHAATKGILVAMACTFFEAFNVPVFWPILVMYFIMLFCITMKRQIKHMIKYRYIPFTHGKRTYKGKDDAGKTFAS, from the exons ATGTCCGAAGGTGACAGTGTTGGAGATTCGGTCCATGGGAAACCTTCCGTGGTGTACAGATTTTTCACAAGACTCGGACAG ATCTATCAGTCCTGGCTAGACAAGTCCACACCGTACACCGCCGTGCGATGGCTGGTGACGCTGGGCCTCAGCTTCGTCTACATGATTCGAGTTTACCTGCTGCAG GGCTGGTACATCGTGACCTACGCCTTGGGGATCTACCACCTCAATCTTTTCATAGCCTTCCTCTCTCCCAAAGTGGACCCTTCCCTGATGGAGGACTCAG ATGACGGCCCCTCATTACCAACCAAACAGAATGAGGAGTTCCGGCCCTTCATTCGAAGGCTTCCAGAGTTTAAATTTTG GCACGCGGCGACCAAGGGCATCCTTGTGGCCATGGCCTGCACCTTCTTTGAGGCGTTCAACGTGCCGGTGTTCTGGCCCATCCTGGTGATGTACTTCATCATGCTTTTCTGCATCACCATGAAGAGGCAAATAAAG CACATGATCAAGTACCGGTACATCCCGTTCACGCACGGCAAGAGGACGTACAAGGGGAAGGACGACGCGGGCAAGACGTTCGCGAGCTAG